Proteins from a genomic interval of Acetobacterium woodii DSM 1030:
- a CDS encoding STAS domain-containing protein, whose product MKIDVKQENGIFVVDLEGRMDTNTSPEFQKEMETYYSQEGFKMVLDFDKLDFVSSAGLRVLLLIQKKSKALNGSLVIKNVKPEIQEVFDMTGFSDILTIE is encoded by the coding sequence ATGAAAATTGATGTTAAACAAGAAAATGGAATATTTGTCGTTGACTTAGAAGGTCGGATGGATACGAACACGTCACCGGAGTTTCAGAAAGAGATGGAAACCTACTATTCTCAGGAAGGTTTTAAAATGGTATTGGATTTTGATAAGTTGGATTTCGTTAGTAGCGCGGGGTTAAGAGTGTTACTGTTAATTCAGAAAAAATCTAAAGCGCTTAATGGTAGCTTAGTGATTAAAAATGTCAAACCCGAGATCCAGGAAGTGTTCGACATGACTGGTTTTTCGGACATCTTAACGATTGAGTGA
- a CDS encoding Ig-like domain-containing protein, which translates to MKKNSVISIIIILLILLTAILFVRGCSQEGSEMKNYTVAGTYTETATYQDAEITVSGVNIENATYTGSVTITDAVTDGDIRLTKSAVQGELLVKGGGTIYLDGGSYQSITLERQDVKLILLGDATVETLNARSAANIVVDNQSKVKSLTVDKAANRTAITTQENGTIDNLQSRGISDIVLNTPAKLVGFSANAGGSTLVSNAVIDKIVAESKVVLTLNANVGSLLLTSGGEGTQVTLNNNAVINSLATESHVEVSGEGSITSATTSDVLFITGTITPDVVYITTKPVVSDANGELTASSNTSHPATGNFGGNNTWYSESHTISSIIDTHYNVPAVNPVDTPSEPNPPGPVAVTGIQVTPVEADVIMGNTLKLNTVIFPENASNCTVLWESSNPDIATVSNGIVTPVTNGEVTITARTQDGDKTDSCKVTVKTNITAVTMINTINAVNNSIAETIPYDGSYTLPVVVIAQGYQNENFPCSVNWSPNTVNPTAVGETTYTGTLVMPNNYVNLNNIEATIVLTVQAQPIITASSELYSQRIYLNEDPAPIAVNASVTQDKVLSYQWSQRIADVETPLPDVSGPIYDPPVSTTPGTVYYNCLITTEKAEPITVLAGIVVTSVDPAVLTDPINADENNATAVPNENNPVEPIIATGASELPTIVKQPTSISQLSSVALAASLAQATSTAQAALGSPKPELPTASFFVDAVVNDGGTLSYQWFKTSAAVNADGTPIAGATDKTLEVDATGLSGTTYYYVEITNTKDGCLPEVTVSLPVSFTVS; encoded by the coding sequence ATGAAAAAGAACTCTGTTATCTCCATTATTATCATCCTACTAATTCTCCTGACCGCCATTTTGTTTGTTCGCGGCTGTAGCCAAGAAGGAAGCGAAATGAAAAATTATACCGTAGCGGGTACCTACACCGAAACGGCGACGTATCAGGACGCCGAAATTACTGTTTCTGGTGTAAATATTGAAAATGCCACTTATACCGGTAGCGTTACCATTACAGATGCTGTTACCGACGGTGATATCCGTCTGACAAAGTCTGCCGTACAAGGTGAATTGCTGGTAAAAGGAGGCGGCACCATTTATTTGGACGGAGGCTCCTACCAAAGTATTACGCTCGAAAGGCAAGATGTAAAACTTATTTTGCTCGGCGATGCCACTGTCGAAACCCTTAATGCCCGATCGGCTGCCAATATCGTTGTTGACAATCAAAGCAAGGTCAAAAGTTTGACTGTCGATAAAGCTGCCAATCGTACAGCTATTACCACCCAGGAAAACGGCACCATTGATAATCTGCAATCACGAGGAATCAGCGATATTGTTCTGAACACTCCCGCAAAATTAGTCGGTTTCAGCGCCAATGCCGGTGGGTCAACGCTTGTCAGCAATGCCGTTATCGATAAAATTGTCGCTGAGTCAAAAGTGGTCTTAACCTTAAATGCCAACGTTGGTTCGTTATTATTAACCAGTGGCGGTGAGGGTACCCAAGTGACGCTTAATAATAATGCCGTCATCAATTCCCTGGCGACTGAATCACACGTCGAAGTTTCGGGTGAAGGCAGTATTACCAGTGCTACCACCAGTGACGTTTTATTCATTACCGGCACAATTACCCCGGATGTTGTCTATATTACCACCAAACCGGTGGTCAGTGATGCCAACGGCGAACTTACCGCTTCGTCAAATACCAGCCATCCAGCTACTGGCAATTTTGGTGGGAATAATACCTGGTATTCTGAAAGCCATACGATCAGCAGTATCATCGATACCCATTATAATGTCCCTGCCGTTAATCCCGTTGACACACCTTCTGAACCGAACCCCCCCGGCCCGGTGGCGGTGACAGGAATTCAAGTAACACCTGTCGAAGCCGATGTCATTATGGGCAACACCTTAAAACTCAATACCGTCATTTTCCCTGAAAATGCCAGCAATTGCACCGTTTTATGGGAATCTTCCAATCCTGATATTGCGACGGTTAGCAATGGAATTGTAACCCCAGTCACTAATGGTGAGGTGACCATTACCGCAAGAACACAAGATGGTGATAAAACTGATAGCTGTAAGGTCACCGTAAAAACAAACATCACTGCAGTCACCATGATTAATACCATCAATGCAGTGAATAATAGCATCGCCGAAACGATTCCCTATGATGGCAGTTACACTCTACCGGTGGTTGTTATCGCTCAGGGTTATCAAAATGAAAACTTCCCCTGTTCCGTTAACTGGTCGCCCAATACTGTTAACCCAACCGCTGTTGGTGAAACAACCTACACGGGAACTTTGGTGATGCCCAATAACTACGTCAACCTGAATAACATCGAAGCGACCATTGTTTTAACCGTCCAGGCACAACCGATTATCACCGCTAGTTCGGAATTATATTCGCAACGAATTTATCTAAATGAAGATCCCGCCCCAATAGCTGTTAACGCCAGTGTTACGCAAGATAAGGTATTAAGTTATCAATGGTCTCAACGTATTGCTGATGTCGAAACACCGTTGCCAGATGTCAGCGGACCAATTTATGACCCTCCGGTTTCAACGACCCCCGGTACTGTCTATTACAACTGTCTGATCACGACCGAAAAGGCCGAACCGATTACCGTATTAGCTGGCATTGTCGTCACCAGTGTTGATCCTGCTGTTTTAACTGATCCGATTAACGCTGACGAAAATAACGCGACAGCAGTGCCAAACGAAAATAATCCGGTCGAGCCAATCATTGCAACCGGAGCATCCGAACTGCCAACCATTGTAAAACAGCCAACCAGCATTTCACAACTTAGCAGTGTTGCTTTGGCCGCCAGTTTAGCTCAGGCAACCAGTACTGCCCAAGCGGCTCTTGGCTCACCAAAGCCAGAATTACCAACCGCTTCCTTCTTCGTCGATGCGGTAGTTAATGATGGCGGTACCTTGAGCTACCAATGGTTTAAAACATCCGCAGCAGTTAATGCCGATGGTACCCCGATTGCCGGTGCCACCGATAAAACCCTCGAAGTCGATGCAACGGGTTTATCAGGAACAACCTATTATTATGTCGAGATCACCAATACTAAAGACGGCTGTTTACCGGAAGTAACCGTTAGTCTGCCAGTCTCCTTTACTGTTTCTTAA